The Candidatus Eisenbacteria bacterium genome includes the window GTGGGGGAGAAGGTCGCCGCGCCGATCCTCGCCGAGCTGCGCGGCCGGCTCACCTACCTCGGGGAGACGGGCCTCGACTACCTGACGCTCGACCGCGCGTCGAAGACGCTCTCCGGCGGGGAAGCGCAGCGCATCGAGCTCGCGAACGCGCTCGGGGGCAGCCTGAGCCACGCGCTCTACGTGCTCGACGAGCCCACGGTCGGGCTTCACCCGCGCGACACGGAGCGGCTGATCGGCGTGCTCCGGAGGCTCCGCGAGCGCGGAAACACGCTCGTCGTCGTGGAGCACGATCCCGAGGTGATCGCCTCGGCCGACTGGATCGTCGAGCTGGGGCCGGGCGCGGGACACCGGGGCGGGAAGCTCCTCTACCAGGGCCCGCTCGAGCCCTGGCCCGGTCGAGCGGAGATGGTCGAGGCGGCCGAGGTCGCGGCGGAGCCGAAGCGGCCGCGCTACGGCGCGGAGCCGGCGGAGTGGATCGAGGTCCGCGGCGCGCGCGAGCACAACCTCAAGGGCATCGACGCGCGGTTTCCGATCGGAGCGCTGACCGGCGTGTGCGGCGTCTCGGGATCGGGAAAGTCGACGCTCGTGGAGGACATCCTCTACCGCGCCGCCGCCCGGCGCGTCGGCGAATCCGCGCCCCCGCCGGGCGCGCACGGCTCCGTGCGCGGCCTCAAGCGCTTCGACCGCGTCACGCTCGTGGACCAGACCCCCGTCGCGCGGTCGAGCCGCTCGAATCCGGCCACGTACGTGAAGGCCTTCGACCGGATCCGGGAGCGCTACGCGCGAGCGCCGCTCGCGCGCCAGCGCCGGTACACCCCCGGAACGTTCTCTTTCAACGTGAAGGGCGGACGCTGCGAGTCGTGCGAGGGGGCGGGGGTGACCAAGATCGAGATGTTCTTCCTCGCCGATCTCTGGGTGCCGTGCGAGACCTGCTCCGGGCGGCGCTACCGGCCCGAAATCCTGGAAGTGAAGGTCCAGGGGCTCTCGATCGACGAGCTCCTCGACAAGACGGTCGAGGAGGCGCTCGCGCTCTTCCAGGGAGAGACCGAGATCCAGGAGCCGCTCTGGATCCTCGATCGCGTGGGGCTCGGGTATCTGAGGCTGGGCCAGACGCTCTCCACGCTGAGCGGCGGCGAGACGCAGCGGCTCAAGCTCGCGCGCGAGCTGTCGGACCGGAACGCCGCGACCACGCTCTACCTCCTCGACGAGCCCACCGTCGGCCTCCACCGGCGCGACGTCGCGACGCTGATGCGCGTGCTTCGAGAGCTGACGCGGCGGGGCGCGACCGTGATCGCGGTCGAGCACAACCTCGACTTCCTCGCGGCGTGCGACCACCTGGTCGAGCTCGGTCCCGAAGGGGGCGATGCGGGCGGACGGCTGGTCGCCGAGGGCACCCCCGGCGCGCTCGTGCGCGAGGGGAAGTCCTCGACCGCGGGCTACCTCAGGAAGATGGCGGCCTGCGCGTAGTCCAGGGGCTTGTGCTCGGGGACGGAGGCGCGTCCCCGGGCGAGGATGCCG containing:
- the uvrA gene encoding excinuclease ABC subunit UvrA — its product is MPDRAASDRPVPDRPMIRLFGARQNNLQNIDVEIPKASLAVVTGVSGSGKSSLAFDTLYAEGQRRYVECVSTYAKQFLDRLPRPDYDRVEGLAPAVAIRQGAAAQTGRSTVGTITELADYLRLLMARVGETWCAKCGAPVPRHSVDSVLETILGDGGETVTISTIVAASEGSGAGGSGTGGSSAAGKPDEVWSRALSRGFTRARGRGETEWSRLDEPRPASVKAPVEVFIDRLPATAENRMRLREALELAWREGTGSVEVERASGERLSFFDGRTCARCGRVFPEPRPQLFSFNSPYGACAECHGFGNILTFTVDRVVPDPEKSVLNGALDPWANSWRAHFLPKIKTVAAEHGIPLGVPFRTLSKEHQKILLHGAPGFRGVFPFLERLKEKAYKSSNRFLVKRYQEAVGCHACGGMRLKPEALEVRLAGKNIADLSAMTVGAMRAFFASLDLDPVGEKVAAPILAELRGRLTYLGETGLDYLTLDRASKTLSGGEAQRIELANALGGSLSHALYVLDEPTVGLHPRDTERLIGVLRRLRERGNTLVVVEHDPEVIASADWIVELGPGAGHRGGKLLYQGPLEPWPGRAEMVEAAEVAAEPKRPRYGAEPAEWIEVRGAREHNLKGIDARFPIGALTGVCGVSGSGKSTLVEDILYRAAARRVGESAPPPGAHGSVRGLKRFDRVTLVDQTPVARSSRSNPATYVKAFDRIRERYARAPLARQRRYTPGTFSFNVKGGRCESCEGAGVTKIEMFFLADLWVPCETCSGRRYRPEILEVKVQGLSIDELLDKTVEEALALFQGETEIQEPLWILDRVGLGYLRLGQTLSTLSGGETQRLKLARELSDRNAATTLYLLDEPTVGLHRRDVATLMRVLRELTRRGATVIAVEHNLDFLAACDHLVELGPEGGDAGGRLVAEGTPGALVREGKSSTAGYLRKMAACA